From Lysinibacillus sp. SGAir0095, the proteins below share one genomic window:
- a CDS encoding PLDc N-terminal domain-containing protein → MRELLNEVPWGVIAPILGIQLLLVIIALVFCIRSEKTNGPKWMWILIILFINIIGPVLYFVIGRRND, encoded by the coding sequence ATGAGAGAACTGTTAAATGAAGTTCCTTGGGGTGTAATTGCACCAATATTAGGTATCCAATTACTATTAGTGATTATCGCATTAGTTTTTTGCATTCGCTCAGAAAAAACAAATGGACCTAAATGGATGTGGATTCTAATCATCCTTTTCATCAACATAATTGGACCAGTGCTTTACTTCGTCATTGGGAGGAGAAATGATTAA